From the genome of Miscanthus floridulus cultivar M001 chromosome 10, ASM1932011v1, whole genome shotgun sequence, one region includes:
- the LOC136486272 gene encoding uncharacterized protein, protein MPQSPRSRRGETELVDVDPNRPAAPAPAAPPPPPVMVTNACFLWELRKYVLLQATLAASVTYSAGLSPPGGVWPDNDSSSTGARLAGDPVLQVTYARRYETFFYFNATAFVASIVTINLLLMQSLSHHRGWLRALQAAMILDQLGLMGAYAAGSCRELAMSAYVVALVALVSTYVCAHVLLFALCTLRRRDTGASTDEMALEEHGTVERSRKYLLIFATLVATVTYQAGLSTPGGFLSDSQDGDHLAGDPMLRGHHPDRFMGFFYFNTTAFVASLVVIMLLMSRTVTHHGFRSCALWVCTGAALIGLTGAFAVGSSRSVKTSIYVVALVVAVLSYIGLQVLVFFCKPVENWVHNVQDTLQRYLRLDQIEPQDPRVRAVHDPQETAEADQLLQKSRMYLLLLGILAASVTYQAGLNPPGGFWQAKAADGVHHYLAGDPVLHNTYPRRYLVFFYCNATAFVASLVILILLLSNIFSTQGIKYCALQVSMIMDLLGLIGAYAAGSCRQVSKSVYVSMLVIPVFLYVGIHVMVFMLEVFPNIATWRKIVRDKLEESVPRWLKKLFQLPPEEDENMKWKLEKRRKLLLLLAILAASLTYQAGLSPPGGFWQDNKTGHVVGNPVLNDNYRHRYMAFFYCNATAFVSSLAIIMLLVNRKLSARGIQSHALSVCVTLDLVGLMGAFAAGSSRKVSTSIYVFVLVFAVLVCIALQVILVVSESVQGLLQRLLSFVDITEDEAGDTLPRTAVNNGGPRDLWYEKLPKYLLLLAALAATVTYEAAMNPPGGLWDDGQTVHVAGDPVLQSSHPNRYKAFFYCNATSFMASLVIMVLLLIKRVCRAKQAILALHTAMILNLFGLMGAYTAGSCRRVRTSAYILALVIGVSVHIVVLVVVSIGVAKWLKGVMDELVQRVIWCFSIEDL, encoded by the coding sequence ATGCCGCAGTCCCCGAGGTCCAGGCGCGGAGAGACGGAGCTCGTTGACGTTGACCCCAACCGGCCAGCTGCTCCGGCGCcggccgctcctcctcctcctcccgtaaTGGTCACCAACGCCTGCTTCCTCTGGGAGCTGCGCAAGTACGTGCTGCTGCAGGCCACGCTGGCGGCCAGCGTCACCTACTCGGCGGGGCTGAGCCCGCCGGGTGGGGTCTGGCCCGACAACGACAGCTCCAGCACCGGTGCACGCCTTGCCGGCGACCCGGTGCTCCAGGTCACCTACGCCCGCCGCTACGAGACCTTCTTCTACTTCAACGCCACCGCCTTTGTCGCCTCCATCGTCACCATCAACCTCCTCCTGATGCAATCCCTCAGCCACCACCGCGGGTGGCTCCGCGCGCTCCAGGCCGCCATGATCCTCGACCAGCTCGGCCTCATGGGCGCCTACGCCGCGGGCAGCTGCAGGGAGCTTGCCATGTCCGCGTACGTCGTCGCCCTCGTGGCCCTGGTCTCCACCTACGTCTGTGCCCACGTCCTGCTCTTCGCGCTGTGCACCCTGAGAAGGCGCGACACTGGCGCCAGCACGGACGAGATGGCGCTGGAAGAGCACGGGACGGTGGAGCGCTCGCGCAAGTACCTCCTAATCTTCGCGACCCTCGTCGCGACAGTGACATACCAGGCCGGGCTGAGCACGCCGGGCGGGTTCCTGTCGGACAGCCAGGACGGCGACCACCTCGCCGGGGACCCCATGCTCCGTGGTCACCATCCGGACCGCTTCATGGGGTTCTTCTACTTCAACACCACTGCGTTCGTGGCATCTCTGGTGGTCATCATGCTGCTCATGAGCCGGACCGTGACCCATCACGGGTTCCGCTCGTGCGCCCTCTGGGTGTGCACGGGTGCGGCCTTGATCGGGCTCACCGGTGCGTTCGCCGTGGGGAGCAGCAGAAGCGTCAAGACATCCATCTATGTCGTTGCCCTGGTGGTCGCTGTTCTGTCGTACATCGGCCTTCAGGTTCTGGTGTTCTTCTGCAAGCCTGTGGAGAACTGGGTCCATAACGTCCAAGACACGCTGCAAAGGTATCTGAGACTGGACCAGATCGAGCCACAAGATCCCCGGGTTCGTGCAGTGCATGATCCACAGGAAACTGCCGAGGCTGACCAGCTTCTCCAGAAATCCCGCATGTACCTGCTTCTGCTCGGAATCCTTGCAGCCAGCGTCACATACCAAGCGGGGCTGAACCCGCCGGGTGGCTTCTGGCAAGCAAAGGCTGCTGATGGTGTGCATCACTATCTAGCCGGTGATCCAGTGCTTCACAACACATATCCACGGAGATATCTGGTTTTCTTCTACTGCAATGCCACAGCCTTTGTCGCGTCATTGGTTATACTTATCCTCCTCCTCAGCAACATATTCAGCACCCAAGGAATCAAGTACTGTGCATTGCAGGTCTCCATGATCATGGACCTTCTTGGGCTGATTGGCGCCTATGCTGCCGGAAGTTGCAGGCAAGTGTCCAAATCCGTGTATGTCTCCATGCTTGTAATTCCAGTGTTCCTGTATGTTGGCATCCATGTTATGGTGTTCATGTTAGAAGTCTTCCCAAATATTGCCACATGGAGGAAAATTGTGAGGGACAAGCTGGAGGAATCTGTGCCCAGATGGCTCAAGAAGTTGTTTCAGTTGCCGCCGGAGGAAGACGAGAACATGAAGTGGAAACTGGAGAAGAGGCGCAAGCTTCTGCTGCTCCTTGCCATTCTTGCAGCCAGCCTCACCTATCAGGCAGGCTTGAGTCCACCTGGCGGTTTCTGGCAAGATAACAAGACAGGCCATGTCGTTGGCAACCCAGTGCTCAATGACAACTACCGACATCGTTACATGGCTTTCTTTTACTGCAATGCAACTGCCTTCGTCTCATCTCTGGCCATCATCATGCTGCTGGTGAACAGAAAGCTTTCGGCAAGAGGAATACAATCGCACGCGCTCAGCGTGTGCGTGACCCTTGACCTGGTTGGGCTCATGGGTGCGTTTGCTGCTGGGAGCTCCAGGAAGGTATCCACATCCATATATGTCTTCGTCCTGGTCTTCGCAGTTCTAGTATGCATCGCACTCCAAGTTATTCTGGTTGTGTCAGAGTCAGTTCAGGGTCTCTTGCAGAGACTCCTGTCCTTCGTCGACATAACGGAGGACGAAGCTGGTGACACATTGCCGCGCACAGCTGTCAACAATGGAGGGCCACGAGATCTCTGGTATGAAAAGTTGCCCAAATACTTGTTGCTCCTTGCAGCACTTGCAGCGACTGTCACCTACGAAGCCGCCATGAACCCACCCGGTGGCCTCTGGGATGATGGCCAAACTGTTCACGTAGCCGGTGACCCGGTCCTTCAGAGCAGCCATCCAAATCGTTACAAGGCTTTCTTCTACTGCAACGCAACTTCCTTCATGGCGTCTCTTGTGATCATGGTCTTGCTTCTGATCAAGCGAGTATGCAGAGCAAAGCAGGCCATCTTGGCGTTGCACACCGCCATGATACTTAACTTGTTTGGCCTCATGGGTGCGTATACTGCTGGAAGCTGCAGGAGAGTGAGGACCTCTGCTTACATCCTGGCATTAGTGATAGGAGTTTCTGTACACATTGTTGTTCTTGTCGTAGTGTCCATAGGTGTCGCGAAATGGCTGAAAGGAGTAATGGATGAGCTAGTGCAACGAGTGATTTGGTGCTTCTCTATAGAAGATTTGTAA
- the LOC136488027 gene encoding L-galactono-1,4-lactone dehydrogenase 1, mitochondrial-like — translation MGLGHEPNNSLPLASGRGAQRSTARCGTSSSTLAAASAAAAASPPATATTFPYSAPSQVSSDADLRKCAGYALLLLGCGAATKYSFPFPADAMHRASRSGTRRRRSTCTVYPTGGLERHHEVHACVLLQSDHEGALKGHGLRLQNFASIREQQVGGFIQVGAHGTGAILPPADEQVISMKRVSPAKGTIELSREKDPDLFCLACCGLGGLGVIAEVTLQSVERQRPQLVEHTFISNADEEVAL, via the exons ATGGGCCTGGGCCACGAGCCCAACAACTCACTCCCCCTCGCCTCGGGCCGCGGCGCCCAACGGTCAACGGCACGATgcggcacctcctcctccactctcgccgccgcctccgccgcggcggcggcatccccaccggccaccgccaccaccttcCCCTACTCCGCCCCCTCCCAGGTCTCCTCCGACGCCGACCTCCGCAAGTGCGCAGGCTAcgcgctgctgctcctcggctgcGGCGCCGCGACCAAGTACTCCTTTCCGTTCCCCGCCGACGCGATGCACAGGGCGTCCCGTTCCGGTACGCGCCGCCGCCGGAGTACGTGCACGGTGTATCCAACTGGAGGTCTGGAGCGGCACCACGAGGTCCATGCCTGCGTCCTCCTCCAGTCAGACCACGAGGGCGCGCTCAAGGGACATGGACTCAGGCTGCAGAACTTTGCGTCCATTCGGGAGCAGCAGGTCGGAGGATTCATTCAG GTTGGTGCGCATGGCACTGGTGCAATCTTGCCTCCGGCTGATGAGCAAGTCATTAGCATGAAACGGGTTAGCCCTGCCAAAGGGACAATAGAGTTATCAAGGGAGAAGGATCCTGATTTGTTTTGTCTTGCTTGCTGCGGACTTGGTGGCCTAGGTGTCATCGCAGAAGTTACTCTTCAAAGTGTAGAAAGACAAAGACCTCAGCTTGTGGAACATACATTTATTTCAAACGCAGATGAG GAAGTGGCTCTCTGA